The Sus scrofa isolate TJ Tabasco breed Duroc chromosome X, Sscrofa11.1, whole genome shotgun sequence genome has a segment encoding these proteins:
- the SERPINA7 gene encoding thyroxine-binding globulin isoform X1, with protein sequence MYYYLPSKMPLFLYMVLLVLGIHCVQPNISEGKVTSCLSPQQNATLHKMSSINADFAFNLYRRFAVETPDQNIFFSPVSISAALAMLSFGACSSTQTQILESLGYNLTEMPMAEIQQGFQHLICSLNFPKKELELQMGNALFIEKQLKPLAKFLDDVKNLYETEVFSTDFSNVSAAQQELNSHVERQTKGKIVGLIPDLKPNTIMVLVNYICFKAQWANPFDPSKTEEGSSFLVDKTTTVQVPMMHQMEQYYNLVDTELNCTVLQMDYSKNALALFVLPNEGQMEWVEGAMSSKILKKWNRLLQKGWIDLFVPKFSMSATYDLGDILLKMGIQDAFADNADFSGLTKDNGLKLSNAAHKAVLNIGEKGTEAIPEVTFLNQPKITLLHPIIQFDRSFLLLILEKSTRSILFLGKVVDPTEV encoded by the exons ATGTATt ATTACCTCCCTTCCAAAATGCCACTGTTTCTCTATATGGTTCTCTTGGTACTTGGGATTCATTGTGTACAACCTAACATCTCTGAAGGCAAAGTAACCTCCTGCCTTTCCCCTCAACAAAATGCCACTCTCCATAAGATGTCATCTATCAATGCTGACTTTGCATTCAACCTGTACCGGAGGTTCGCGGTGGAGACTCCAGATCAGAACATCTTCTTTTCCCCTGTGAGCATTTCTGCAGCTTTGGCCATGCTCTCCTTTGGGGCCTGTTCCAGCACCCAAACTCAAATCCTGGAAAGCTTGGGGTACAACCTCACAGAAATGCCAATGGCAGAGATCCAGCAGGGCTTCCAGCACTTGATATGTTCACtgaattttccaaagaaggaGCTGGAATTACAGATGGGGAATGCCCTCTTCATTGAGAAGCAGCTGAAACCACTGGCAAAGTTCTTGGATGATGTTAAGAACCTTTACGAGACTGAAGTCTTTTCTACTGACTTCTCCAATGTTTCTGCAGCTCAGCAGGAGCTTAATAGTCATGTGGAGAGgcaaaccaaaggaaaaattgTTGGCCTCATCCCAGACCTCAAACCAAACACCATCATGGTCCTGGTGAACTATATTTGCTTTAAAG CCCAGTGGGCAAATCCTTTCGATCCGTCCAAGACAGAAGAGGGTTCCAGCTTCTTAGTGGACAAGACTACAACAGTGCAAGTGCCCATGATGCACCAGATGGAACAATACTATAACCTGGTGGATACAGAGCTGAACTGCACAGTACTGCAAATGGACTACAGCAAGAATGCTCTGGCACTCTTTGTCCTTCCCAATGAGGGCCAGATGGAATGGGTAGAAGGGGCCATGTCAtctaaaatactgaagaaatggAACCGCTTACTGCAGAAGGG ATGGATTGACTTGTTTGTTCCAAAGTTTTCCATGTCTGCCACATATGACCTTGGAGACATTCTTCTGAAGATGGGCATTCAGGATGCCTTTGCTGACAATGCCGATTTTTCTGGACTCACAAAGGACAATGGTCTTAAACTTTCCAAT GCTGCCCACAAGGCTGTGCTGAACATTGGTGAAAAGGGAACTGAAGCTATACCTGAAGTCACATTCCTGAATCAGCCTAAGATAACTCTTCTTCATCCTATCATCCAGTTTGATAGATCCTTCCTGTTGTTGATATTGGAGAAAAGCACCAGGAGTATTCTCTTTCTAGGGAAAGTTGTGGACCCAACAGAAGTGTAG
- the SERPINA7 gene encoding thyroxine-binding globulin precursor (The RefSeq protein has 1 substitution compared to this genomic sequence) produces the protein MPLFLYMVLLVLGIHCVQPNISEGKVTSCLSPQQNATLHKMSSINADFAFNLYRRFAVETPDQNIFFSPVSISAALAMLSFGACSSTQTQILESLGYNLTEMPMAEIQQGFQHLICSLNFPKKELELQMGNALFIEKQLKPLAKFLDDVKNLYETEVFSTDFSNVSAAQQELNSHVERQTKGKIVGLIPDLKPNTIMVLVNYICFKAQWANPFDPSKTEEGSSFLVDKTTTVQVPMMHQMEQYYNLVDTELNCTVLQMDYSKNALALFVLPNEGQMEWVEGAMSSKILKKWNRLLQKGWIDLFVPKFSMSATYDLGDILLKMGIQDAFADNADFSGLTKDNGLKLSNAAHKAVLNIGEKGTEAIPEVTFLNQPKITLLHPIIQFDRSFLLLILEKSTRSILFLGKVVDPTEA, from the exons ATGCCACTGTTTCTCTATATGGTTCTCTTGGTACTTGGGATTCATTGTGTACAACCTAACATCTCTGAAGGCAAAGTAACCTCCTGCCTTTCCCCTCAACAAAATGCCACTCTCCATAAGATGTCATCTATCAATGCTGACTTTGCATTCAACCTGTACCGGAGGTTCGCGGTGGAGACTCCAGATCAGAACATCTTCTTTTCCCCTGTGAGCATTTCTGCAGCTTTGGCCATGCTCTCCTTTGGGGCCTGTTCCAGCACCCAAACTCAAATCCTGGAAAGCTTGGGGTACAACCTCACAGAAATGCCAATGGCAGAGATCCAGCAGGGCTTCCAGCACTTGATATGTTCACtgaattttccaaagaaggaGCTGGAATTACAGATGGGGAATGCCCTCTTCATTGAGAAGCAGCTGAAACCACTGGCAAAGTTCTTGGATGATGTTAAGAACCTTTACGAGACTGAAGTCTTTTCTACTGACTTCTCCAATGTTTCTGCAGCTCAGCAGGAGCTTAATAGTCATGTGGAGAGgcaaaccaaaggaaaaattgTTGGCCTCATCCCAGACCTCAAACCAAACACCATCATGGTCCTGGTGAACTATATTTGCTTTAAAG CCCAGTGGGCAAATCCTTTCGATCCGTCCAAGACAGAAGAGGGTTCCAGCTTCTTAGTGGACAAGACTACAACAGTGCAAGTGCCCATGATGCACCAGATGGAACAATACTATAACCTGGTGGATACAGAGCTGAACTGCACAGTACTGCAAATGGACTACAGCAAGAATGCTCTGGCACTCTTTGTCCTTCCCAATGAGGGCCAGATGGAATGGGTAGAAGGGGCCATGTCAtctaaaatactgaagaaatggAACCGCTTACTGCAGAAGGG ATGGATTGACTTGTTTGTTCCAAAGTTTTCCATGTCTGCCACATATGACCTTGGAGACATTCTTCTGAAGATGGGCATTCAGGATGCCTTTGCTGACAATGCCGATTTTTCTGGACTCACAAAGGACAATGGTCTTAAACTTTCCAAT GCTGCCCACAAGGCTGTGCTGAACATTGGTGAAAAGGGAACTGAAGCTATACCTGAAGTCACATTCCTGAATCAGCCTAAGATAACTCTTCTTCATCCTATCATCCAGTTTGATAGATCCTTCCTGTTGTTGATATTGGAGAAAAGCACCAGGAGTATTCTCTTTCTAGGGAAAGTTGTGGACCCAACAGAAGTGTAG